From the genome of Notolabrus celidotus isolate fNotCel1 chromosome 5, fNotCel1.pri, whole genome shotgun sequence, one region includes:
- the arr3a gene encoding arrestin 3a, retinal (X-arrestin): MAKVFKKTSGNGGVTLYLGKRDYVDHVSSVDQVDGVVKLDTTDFADRKVFVQLACAFRYGSDDLDVMGLCFRKDIWIHHVQIYPENHKPTLTAMHETLLKKAGDNSHAFSFEIPNNLPCSVSLQPGPDDKGKACGVDFEVKTYLAKEKCNADEKIEKKDTARLIIRKVQYAPSQIGTGPKADLCKSFMMSDKPVHLEASMDKDLYFHGEAIAIKIKINNESNKTVKKFRITVDQTTDIVLYSADKYTKQVFLQEFGETVEPNSTYENTLSITPRLTENKEKRGLALDGRLKDEDTNLASTTMLRTGLEKEVLGILVSYKIKINLMVAGGGLLGGLTASDVTVELPLSLMHPKPEE, translated from the exons ATGGCAAA GGTTTTCAAGAAGACCAGCGGAAACGGAGGC GTGACCCTCTACCTGGGGAAGAGAGACTATGTGGACCATGTGAGCAGTGTGGACCAAGTTG ATGGTGTCGTGAAGCTGGACACGACAGATTTTGCAGACAGGAAAG TCTTCGTGCAGCTGGCATGTGCCTTCCGTTACGGTAGTGATGACCTGGACGTGATGGGCCTGTGCTTCAGGAAGGACATCTGGATCCATCATGTACAGATCTACCCTGAGAACCACAAGCCTACTCTGACCGCCATGCACGAGACCCTGTTGAAGAAGGCTGGGGACAACTCCCACGCTTTCTCTTTCGAG ATTCCCAACAACCTCCCATGCTCGGTCTCTTTGCAGCCTGGACCAGACGACAAGGGGAAG GCTTGTGGTGTCGACTTCGAGGTGAAAACTTACCTTGCCAAGGAAAAGTGCAACGCTGATGAGAAGATTGAAAAGAA AGACACAGCTCGCCTTATCATCCGTAAAGTCCAGTACGCCCCCTCTCAGATTGGCACAGGACCCAAGGCTGATCTCTGCAAAAGCTTCATGATGTCCGACAAGCCTGTTCATCTAGAAGCTTCAATGGATAAAGAT CTCTACTTCCACGGCGAAGCAATcgcaattaaaatcaaaatcaacaaCGAGAGCAACAAAACAGTCAAGAAATTCAGAATTACTG tGGACCAAACCACAGACATCGTCCTCTACTCAGCAGACAAATACACCAAGCAAGTTTTCCTCCAAGAGTTCGG AGAAACAGTGGAGCCCAACAGCACCTATGAGAACACTCTGTCCATCACTCCCCGGCTCACTGAAAACAAGGAGAAGAGAGGGCTGGCACTGGACGGACGACTGAAGGATGAGGACACCAACTTGGCCTCTACCACTAT GCTGCGAACGGGTTTGGAAAAAGAAGTGTTGGGAATCCTGGTTTCCTACAAGATCAAAATTAACCTCATGGTCGCCGGAGGAGG CCTGCTTGGTGGCCTCACTGCCAG tgatgtcacagtgGAGCTGCCGTTGAGTCTCATGCACCCCAAACCAGAAG agtaa